From Palaemon carinicauda isolate YSFRI2023 chromosome 29, ASM3689809v2, whole genome shotgun sequence, one genomic window encodes:
- the LOC137622417 gene encoding igE-binding protein-like: MKLDWDRAAFINAEKDEFNYNLGNVDDLTKPRHGLPLVIQTDCMTNFTSKVFRGKWAELAIRHVTSVLYQPESQGVVERFHQTLNSVLKKHCYDHDSAWDKDVPFALSAIRNHPNFSTDIAPFKLVFAHKVHEPLEIDLRYPSPTGRRK, encoded by the exons atgaaactggactgggacagagctgcttttattaatgctgaaaaagatgaatttaattatAATTTGGGCAATGTTGatgatctgactaaacctag GCATGGTCTCCCTcttgtaattcagaccgactgtatGACGAACTTCacaagtaaggtatttaggggtaagtgggctgaactggccattcggcacgtTACCAGTGTACTTTATCAACCAgagagtcaaggggtggtggaaaggttccatcaaacccTCAATTCTGtgctgaagaaacattgttatgatcatgatagtgccTGGGACAAAGACGTCCCTTTTGCCCTTtctgctatcaggaatcaccctaacttcTCCACTGATATAGCTCCATTCAAGTTGGTATTTGCGCACAAGGTCCATGAACCATTGGAAATTGATTTGAGATACCCAagtccaaccggaaggaggaaataa
- the LOC137622418 gene encoding uncharacterized protein, with the protein MEFEENERVRRHESAMAKLDIEMAWLQGANFISSPKNTYEDPLNIGAALKLVPLFDGNDVPEFIKAFERVASLLSWPIWTILIQFRLVGKTVRVYNALEEGVARDYQKVKALILNSHDLVPEAYRLKFYNYTKHPAQSFVECAQVKEEQFDDWLKSRQIVTFTVVHELLLLEEFKKACSRELSIHLKEVKSVKLSSAAQDVSRVQGGTPPPKIFTNRDFLCGEHNRYNGNRSSCRIGSCFCCNKPGHFQNQCNARKIYLQRKNKSPVTLISDKSKVKFFRDSGSARSLVLKRVLNGLEKYTGNVVLFGGFPDSVVSAPLVNVCMSFPVYDRVTELAVVHSLPILGIDGILGNDMLDSEGREQFSMLSVNASPVAVMTQSIA; encoded by the exons atggagtttgaggagaacgagcgggtaaggcgtcatgagtCGGCGATGGCAAAATTAGATATAGAGATGGCTtggttgcagggggccaattttATAAGTTCACCTAAAAATACCTATGAAGATCCgcttaatataggtgctgcactaaaattggtacCACTTTTTGACGGAAATGATGTCCCTGAGTTcatcaaggcatttgagcgtgtggcctccctATTGTCTTGGCCTATATGGACTATATTAATTCAGTTTAGGTTAGTGGGCAAGACAGTgagggtgtataatgccttggaggagggagtagctcgtgATTACCAAAAGGTAAAAGCTTTAATTTTAAATTCccatgacttggtccctgaggcctaccgccttaagttttacaactatacgaaacaccctgcgcagtctttcgtggagtgTGCACAAGTCAAAGAGGAACAGTTCgatgactggctgaaaagtcgtcagatagtcACTTTCACTGTGGTacatgaactgttgctccttgaggagtttaagaaagcctgtagcagggagttgagcaTTCACCTgaaggaggtaaaaagtgtgaaattgagtagtgccgcacA GGATGTGAGTAGAGTCCAAGGAGGTACTCCTCCCCCTAAAATCTTTACTAATAGAGACTTCCTATGTGGGGAACATAACAGGTATAATGGGAATAGAAGCTCATGCCGTATAGGAAGCTGTTTTTGttgcaacaagcccgggcatttccaaaaccagtgtaatgctcgtaaGATCTACCTACAGCGCAAAAATAAAAGTCCTGTAACATTGATTAGTGATAAGTCaaag gtgaagttttttagggactcTGGTTCTGCCAGGTCGTTAGTCTTGAAAAGAGTTCTAAATGGTTtagaaaaatatactggaaatgtTGTATTGTTtggaggttttccggattcagttgtgtccgctcctttggttaatgtctgcATGTCTTTTCCAGtatatgatcgcgtcactgagttggctgtggtgcaTAGTCTACCTATTCTGGGTATTGATggaatcctgggaaatgatatgctggatagcgAAGGACGGGAGCAGTTCTCTAtgttatcagtaaatgctagtcccgtggctgtaatgactcaGTCCATAGCataa